In Molothrus ater isolate BHLD 08-10-18 breed brown headed cowbird chromosome 11, BPBGC_Mater_1.1, whole genome shotgun sequence, a genomic segment contains:
- the LOC118691596 gene encoding histone H2A type 2-B → MSGRGKSGGKARAKAKSRSSRAGLQFPVGRVHRLLRKGNYAERVGAGAPVYLAAVLEYLSAEILELAGNAARDNKKTRIIPRHLQLAIRNDEELNKLLGGVTIAQGGVLPNIQAVLLPKKTQSSKK, encoded by the coding sequence ATGTCGGGCCGGGGGAAGTCCGGCGGAAAGGCGCGGGCCAAGGCCAAGTCGCGCTCGTCGCGGGCCGGGCTGCAGTTCCCCGTGGGGCGGGTGCACCGGCTGCTGCGGAAGGGTAACTACGCGGAGCGGGTGGGCGCCGGGGCGCCGGTGTACCTGGCGGCCGTGCTGGAGTACCTGTCGGCCGAGATCCTGGAGCTGGCGGGCAACGCGGCCCGCGACAACAAGAAGACGCGCATCATCCCGCGGCACCTGCAGCTCGCCATCCGCAACGACGAGGAGCTCAACAAGCTGCTGGGCGGCGTGACCATCGCCCAGGGCGGCGTCCTGCCCAACATCCAGGCCGTGCTGCTGCCCAAGAAGACGCAGAGCTCCAAGAAGTGA
- the HMCES gene encoding abasic site processing protein HMCES, with protein sequence MCGRTACSLAADNLRRACAYRDRRGRHRQPDWVRQERYQPSYNKGPQSSGPVLLSRRHLHQDADSSERVLMDMRWGLVPSWFKQDNPSKLQFNTSNCRSDTMLSKSSYKGALLKGKRCVVLADGFYEWQQQSGGKQPYFIYFPQTKDATDKEMEGDEEWKGWRLLTMAGIFDCWEPPGGGEMLYTYTIITVDASKDVSFIHHRMPAILDGDEAIRKWLDFAEVSTQEAVKLLQPTENIVFHPVSTFVNNIRNNTPECVAPIELGAKKEVKATPSNKGMLGWLKKSQESSPQKKENDLPKWTSQFIHSPSPKKTSADVLQQWLGKQGQPAAKKHKA encoded by the exons ATGTGCGGCCGCACCGCCTGCTCGCTGGCCGCCGACAACCTGCGCCGGGCCTGCGCCTACCGCGACCGCCGGGGCCGGCACCGCCAGCCCGACTGGGTGCGGCAGGAGCGCTACCAGCCCTCCTACAACAAGGGCCCGCAGTCCAGCGGCCCCGTGCTGCTCTCCCGCCGCCACCTCCACCAG GATGCTGACTCCTCCGAGCGGGTCCTCATGGACATGCGCTGGGGCCTGGTGCCCTCCTGGTTCAAGCAGGACAACCCCTCCAAACTGCAGTTCAACACCTCCAACTGCCGCAGTGATACCATGCTGAGCAAGTCCTCCTACAAG GGTGCTCTCCTCAAGGGCAAGCGCTGCGTGGTCCTGGCAGATGGCTTCTAtgagtggcagcagcagagtgggGGGAAGCAGCCCTATTTCATTTACTTTCCCCAGACCAAGGATGCCACG GACAAGGAGATGGAGGGAGATGAAGAATGGAAAGGATGGAGGTTGCTTACTATGGCTGGGATTTTTGACTGCTGGGAGCCACCAGGGGGAGGAGAAATGCTGTACACTTACACCATCATCACCGTGGATGCCTCCAAGGACGTGAGCTTCATCCATCACAG GATGCCAGCCATCCTGGATGGGGACGAGGCCATCAGGAAATGGCTGGACTTTGCTGAAGTGTCAACCCAAGAAGCTGTTAAGCTCCTCCAGCCCACGGAGAACATTGTTTTCCACCCAGTGTCCACCTTTGTCAACAACATCCGCAACAACACACCCGAGTGTGTTGCACCCATTGAGCTGGGAGCCAAGaag GAGGTGAAAGCCACCCCAAGCAACAAAGGGATGCTGGGCTggttaaaaaaatcccaagagaGCTCCCcccagaagaaagaaaatgatttGCCCAAGTGGACAAGTCAGTTCATCCACAGCCCTTCGCCCAAGAAAACCAGCGCAGATgtcctgcagcagtggctggggaagcagggacagccagctgCAAAGAAGCACAAGGCTTAG